From Actinomycetota bacterium, one genomic window encodes:
- a CDS encoding DEAD/DEAH box helicase, which translates to MLRPYQTKAIDLMRTSIAAGKKRIILCAPTGSGKTVMFTYMVARALERGKQAIIFTDRIELLKQSNGSLDLFGIKPTLIEASKSRLDVSGNCFIAMAQTFSRRKDAIEYTDLLNRMDLVIIDEAHKQTFNPLLPYINPNAVVIGATATPLRRGNQECLSKFYQALHNPVQVQELIDQGFLASPITYGMTMDLSGIRMKGNDYDTEQMASVYSKRKVFDGVVQNYGRHCKGKKAILFASNIASSKEVCNALQIAGHNARHVDGDMRKQERAAVLDWFKHTPDAILCNCDLMTTGFDEPTIEVVILYRATASLPLYMQMVGRGSRVTATKREFTILDFGNNVNHHGFWDARRDWSLKKKRKRKSDGVGGAKNCKACDALIPVAVMVCPHCKYEYERKPQERAETVTLHLMTKAQGMEAAKTSTMYQKAQLAKAKVISPYWVLHTQCKTKEEALQFIAFMGYKPGWVYHNKDRFKILQ; encoded by the coding sequence ATGTTGCGACCCTACCAAACCAAAGCCATTGACCTCATGCGGACAAGTATCGCAGCGGGCAAGAAGCGAATCATCCTATGCGCTCCTACTGGAAGCGGCAAAACCGTTATGTTCACCTACATGGTAGCAAGGGCCTTAGAGAGAGGCAAGCAGGCCATCATCTTTACGGACCGCATTGAACTGCTGAAGCAATCCAACGGTTCCCTTGACTTGTTCGGAATCAAGCCAACGCTCATTGAAGCTAGCAAGAGCCGACTGGATGTTTCGGGAAATTGCTTCATCGCCATGGCGCAAACCTTCAGCCGTAGGAAGGATGCCATTGAATACACGGACCTGCTCAACCGGATGGACTTGGTCATCATTGACGAAGCCCACAAGCAGACCTTCAACCCACTGCTGCCGTACATCAACCCCAATGCCGTAGTCATCGGGGCCACGGCAACGCCCCTGCGCCGTGGGAACCAAGAGTGCCTTTCCAAGTTCTACCAAGCCCTGCACAATCCAGTGCAGGTGCAGGAACTGATTGACCAAGGGTTCTTGGCAAGCCCTATAACTTACGGAATGACCATGGACTTGTCGGGCATTCGCATGAAGGGCAATGACTACGACACCGAGCAGATGGCTTCGGTGTACTCAAAGCGCAAGGTATTCGATGGCGTTGTCCAGAACTACGGCCGCCACTGCAAAGGCAAGAAGGCAATCCTGTTTGCCAGCAACATCGCATCGAGCAAGGAGGTCTGCAACGCTTTGCAGATTGCAGGGCATAACGCCCGGCATGTGGATGGGGATATGCGCAAGCAAGAGCGTGCCGCCGTGCTAGATTGGTTCAAGCACACGCCTGATGCTATCCTGTGCAACTGCGACTTAATGACCACGGGCTTTGACGAGCCAACCATTGAGGTCGTTATCCTGTACCGAGCAACGGCAAGCCTGCCCCTCTATATGCAGATGGTGGGCCGTGGTTCCCGTGTCACCGCAACCAAGCGAGAGTTCACAATTCTCGACTTTGGCAACAACGTCAACCACCACGGGTTTTGGGATGCTCGCCGAGATTGGTCGCTGAAGAAGAAACGCAAGCGCAAGTCCGATGGCGTTGGCGGAGCGAAGAACTGCAAGGCTTGCGATGCTCTCATTCCTGTTGCCGTGATGGTTTGCCCGCATTGCAAGTACGAGTACGAGCGCAAACCCCAAGAGCGTGCCGAAACTGTTACCCTACACCTGATGACCAAGGCCCAAGGGATGGAAGCGGCCAAGACCAGCACCATGTACCAAAAGGCACAACTTGCGAAAGCCAAGGTAATTTCGCCATATTGGGTATTGCACACACAATGCAAGACCAAAGAGGAAGCCCTGCAATTTATCGCCTTCATGGGATACAAGCCGGGTTGGGTGTACCACAACAAAGACCGATTCAAAATCCTACAATAA